The following proteins come from a genomic window of Eulemur rufifrons isolate Redbay chromosome 24, OSU_ERuf_1, whole genome shotgun sequence:
- the POP4 gene encoding ribonuclease P protein subunit p29, whose amino-acid sequence MKNPPGVIYHAFSQKEAKEFGVQHSGAQRSEAFVKAFLKRSTPRMSPQAREDQLQRKAVVLEYFTRQRRKEKRKKSKGLSARQRRELRLFDIKPEQQRYSLFLPLHELWKQYIRDLCGGLRPDTQPQMIQAKLLKADLHGAIISVTKSKCPSYVGVTGILLQETKHVFKIITREDCLKVIPKLNCVFAVEIDDFVSYIYGSKFQLRSSERSAKKFKAKGTIDL is encoded by the exons ATGAAGA atccCCCAGGTGTGATCTACCATGCCTTTTCTCAGAAAGAGGCAAAAGAGTTTGGTGTTCAG CACTCGGGAGCCCAGCGGTCCGAGGCCTTCGTGAAGGCCTTCCTGAAGCGGAGCACGCCCCGCATGAGCCCGCAGGCCCGCGAGGACCAGCTGCAACGCAAGGCCGTCGTTCTGGAGTACTTCACTCGCCAGAGgcggaaggagaagaggaagaaatctAAAGGCCTCTCTGCCCGGCAGAGGAGGGAGCTGCGGCTGTTTGATATAAAACCGGAGCAGCAGAG GTACAGTCTTTTTCTGCCCCTCCATGAACTCTGGAAACAGTACATCAGGGACCTGTGCGGCGGCCTCAGGCCAGACAC GCAGCCGCAGATGATTCAAGCCAAGCTGTTAAAGGCAGATCTTCACGGTGCGATAATTTCAG TCACAAAATCTAAATGCCCCTCGTACGTGGGTGTTACAGGAATCCTTCTCCAGGAAACAAAGCATGTTTTCAAAATCATCACCAGAGAAGACTGCCTGAAAG TTATCCCTAAGCTAAACTGTGTGTTCGCTGTGGAAATCGATGACTTTGTTTCCTACATTTATGGGAGCAAATTCCAGCTTCGATCCAGTGAGCGGTCTGCAAAGAAATTCAAAGCCAAGGGGACGATTGACCTGTGA